A window of Macrococcus sp. 19Msa1099 genomic DNA:
TTAGTTTTGGGGCATCTTCTTTCAGGCGTTTCCAATGCGCACCATCTCCATTTGCATGCCATTCGAAATATTGCATCATCGTATAATTTTTTGTCATGTGATTCTCCTCATCCTTTCGGTAATCAATTATCTATGTTATACCCATAAAATGACGAATACATCACAACTATATCATTTATAGTAATTTCTTTTATACAAAGTCGATTCTTTTTGTTAAACTAAAACTATTAGAAGATGAAGGAGCGTTTAAATTGTTAACTAAAGAACAAGTCATAGAGATTATCGGGGAATTAGAAGATCCAGTAATTAATGTACCTCTCTCTGAAACAGAGGGGATTAAAGAAGTTAGTATTAAAGAAGAGAAAGAACATGTCTCTGTTAAAGTGATGATTGCAAAGCTTGGGGGTCAGCCTCAACTTGATCTTCAGATGCAAATTGTAGAGAAACTGAAGGAGAATGGCGCAAAAACTGTAGGGATACGTTTTGAAGAGATGGATGAGTCAATGCTCGAGCAGTTCCGTGGAGTTTCCACTTCGGAAATTGAAAAGTTAGTCGATCCAAATAATAAGGTAACATTCATCTCGATCGCTTCAGGAAAGGGTGGCGTCGGGAAATCAACGGTTTCTGTGAACCTTGCTGTCGCACTTGCCCGTTTAGGTAAACGTGTAGGACTAGTTGACGCTGATATTTATGGTTTCAGTGTTCCGGATATGATGGGAATTTCAGAACGACCTGAAATTGATGGCGAACGCATCGTCCCTGTATCACGTTTTGGAGTAAAGGTAATTTCGATGGCGTTTTTCGTAGAAGAGAATACACCTGTCATTTGGCGTGGGCCAATGCTTGGGAAGATGATCAATAACTTCTTTAACGAAGTGAATTGGGGAGATCTGGATTATATTCTCTTAGATTTACCACCAGGCACAGGAGATGTTGCACTAGATGTACATACAATGTTGCCGAAGAGTAAAGAAATCATCGTAACAACGCCACATCCAACAGCTGCATTTGTAGCTTCAAGAGCAGGAGCGATGGCATTGCATACGGAGCATGAAATTCTTGGTGTAGTAGAGAATATGAGCTACTTCGAAAGTAAAGAAACGGGAAATAAAGAGTATGTATTTGGTTCTGGTGGCGGTCAAAAGTTAGCTGAAGAGTTAAACACAGAGCTGCTCGGGCAACTTCCGTTAGCTCAACCGGACTGGAACAATGAAGATTTTGCACCTTCTGTCTATCAAGAAGACCATCCACTTGGTATCATCTATACGCAAATGGCTCAAAAGGTAATCGATAAAACAAAATAAATTAAAGAGGTACAATCGTGACTTTAAAAAATTTAGGTAAATTCTATGGCATCACGTTACTTATAGGACTTGTTGTCACAGTAATCGTCAGTCTTATATTCGGATATGATAAATTAACAGTTTATCTTGTCCAAGGTGAATTAGGAGAGTTCCTGGCAGCGCTAATCTGGTTTATGGGATATGGACTGTTAATTGCATCTATTAGTCAGCTTGCATTCTTCGCATACTTGTTTATCCATCAGATGGGACAAGGGATATTCAGAAGCGGCTGGAATGCGATTCAAGTTGTGATTATTTTATTTGCAATCGTCGATCTCGTGTATTTCAGATATTTACGTTTTGGGCAGAAGGATGGAGATATTCTTAAATTTATCTGGATTCCAATTTTAATTGTCATCTTTGGTATTGTTGTAAGTATCTATAAAAATAAGCTGACAGGTAAAAACGTCTTTATTCCTGCAATGTTCTTTATGGTTGTAATGACAACGGTAGAACTCATACCGTTTCTGAAGGTTAAAGATATGATGTGGCTGTATTGCACCATCTTTGCGCTGCTTTTATGTAATGCATTTCAGTTATTGTCATTGCCGAAATATAATAAGGCATCTTATGAAGAACGTAAGGCACGCAAGATTGCAAATGGCACTTGGGTAGAGGAAACACCAGAGTCACCTAGTAAGGTTGTAAAGAATACGCAAGTTGTCATACATAAGAAAAAACGAAAAAAGAGATAATGATATGACCTAGCTCATTGGAGTTAGGTCATTTGTCATTAAGAAATGAGGAGAAAATGAAAAGAGGATTAATTAGTGCGCTCGTGATTATTATGTTTATGAGTGCTATCGAAACATCAATCGTGTCACTCGCAACTCCTGCAATCGGCAAAGATCTAGGTGTTGAAGAGTCGCTTGCTTTAATATTTACCAGCTATATGATTGCTATTGTAGTGATCACACCGCTTGTCGGGGAAATTATGAAACGTATCGGATCTAAGTATACAATGATATTCGGTATTGTCGTATTTATAGTAGGAAGTATGTTATCAGGGGCGTCATTTACGTTTCCAATGCTTGTTGCATCACGTCTTATTCAAGGGCTTGGTGCAGGGATCATGATGACGATGGGGAGTATTATTCCGAAGATTGCGTTTGAAATTCCATATCGCTATAAAGTAATGGGTATCGTGGGAAGTGTCTGGGGCATTTCAAGTATCGTAGGCCCACTTTTAGGCGGATTAATATTAACCTACTTAAGATGGAGTTTTTTATTTTACATTAATGTTCCTGTAGCAATAGTTGCGATTGTTCTTGTGCTGAAGTTCTTTAAATTTGATGAACAGCCGTCTAAGGCGAAACTTGATGTTAAAGGGTTACTGCTTTTCTACGCATTTTTAATCTGTTTGATTACTGGCTTCACTGCTGGAGGGCTGCTAAGTATGGCAGCATATATAGTAGCAACTACATTACTCGTTATATTTGTTAAGTTTGAATTGAAAGTACAATCACCATTTATACCAGTACGCTCCTTTAATAAAAGGATAGGTATAACGATGGGAACAGATATGGTATACGCAATGCTGTTGATGGGAACGAACATATTCTTACCGTTTTATTTGCAGACAGAGAAAGGGTTGTCACCATTACTTAGTGGTTTAACCACCTTCTCGATATCAGTGTTCTGGCTGACATCTACCTTTATATTGAAACGTATTGAACAACGCTTTACCGTTAAGCAAGTCTATCAATTAAGTTTCTTCTATATGATTATCGGTGCAGCGATTATACTAGTTACAGAAAGTGTTATTGCAGTAACGATTGGATGTATATTTCTAGGATTGAGCTATGGTACTGTATTTACGAAAAATGTCGTAACCATTCAAGAAAGTGCGGCACCACATGAACTCGGCAGTATGATGAGTACTTATAGTTTACTTAAGTTTATCGGCTCAACTACTGGATCGATAGTCATGTCGTTTGTCTACTATAGCAATGTATTACACAATATTCATAACAATATGGCGGTAATGGTCATCATTGCGCTTATACTCATCATTATTTATCAGTTTTTATATAGAGAAAAGACGGCTTAGTGAAAGTGTTCTGCCGAAACGACAACCCGGATAATACAGGTAAGATTCTTATCTGTATTATCCGGGTTGTTATATATATGAAAAATATTAAATAAAGTATTGACTTTAATATAGCAACTTGTTAAGATATAAAAGTCGCAAAAACAAGCGACGCCAACGATTAAGCGTTTGAAAAACAAATTGAAAAAGTGTAAAAAAGACTATTGAAACTTTGTTCTCAAACATTTAATATTAATTGAGTAAGAACGGCGCACAAAACATTTCAAATAAGAAATCGTGAGTGTAAAACTTCTTCAAAATAAAGCTTGCAAACAAGAAAGAAACGTGTTAAAATTTTATCTTGTAGCAACAAAAAATGAACATTGAAAACTGAATGACAATATGTCAACGTTAATTCCAATAATTTGAGTGATTAAGTTCACTCCCAAGAGTGATTGCCTCAAGCAATCAAAGAGCTTTATCAAGCAATCTATTATGGAGAGTTTGATCCTGGCTCAGGATGAACGCTGGCGGCGTGCCTAATACATGCAAGTCGAGCGAACGGACGAGAGTGCTTGCACTCTCTGATGTTAGCGGCGGACGGGTGAGTAACACGTGGGTAACCTACCTATAAGACTGGGATAACTTCGGGAAACCGGAGCTAATACCGGATAATATCTAGCTTCGCATGAAGCGATAGTGAAAGACGGTTCTGCTGTCACTTATAGATGGACCCGCGGTGTATTAGCTAGTTGGTGAGGTAACGGCTCACCAAGGCAACGATACATAGCCGACCTGAGAGGGTGATCGGCCACACTGGGACTGAGACACGGCCCAGACTCCTACGGGAGGCAGCAGTAGGGAATCTTCCGCAATGGACGAAAGTCTGACGGAGCAACGCCGCGTGAGTGAAGAAGGTTTTCGGATCGTAAAACTCTGTTGTAAGGGAAGAACAAGTACGTTAGTAACTGAACGTACCTTGACGGTACCTTACCAGAAAGCCACGGCTAACTACGTGCCAGCAGCCGCGGTAATACGTAGGTGGCAAGCGTTATCCGGAATTATTGGGCGTAAAGCGCGCGTAGGCGGTCTCTTAAGTCTGATGTGAAAGCCCCCGGCTCAACCGGGGAGGGTCATTGGAAACTGGGAGACTTGAGTGCAGAAGAGGAGAGTGGAATTCCATGTGTAGCGGTGAAATGCGCAGAGATATGGAGGAACACCAGTGGCGAAGGCGGCTCTCTGGTCTGTAACTGACGCTGAGGTGCGAAAGCGTGGGGATCAAACAGGATTAGATACCCTGGTAGTCCACGCCGTAAACGATGAGTGCTAAGTGTTGGGGGGTTTCCGCCCCTCAGTGCTGCAGCTAACGCATTAAGCACTCCGCCTGGGGAGTACGGTCGCAAGACTGAAACTCAAAGGAATTGACGGGGACCCGCACAAGCGGTGGAGCATGTGGTTTAATTCGAAGCAACGCGAAGAACCTTACCAAATCTTGACATCCTTTGACAACTCTAGAGATAGAGCTTTCCCCTTCGGGGGACAAAGTGACAGGTGGTGCATGGTTGTCGTCAGCTCGTGTCGTGAGATGTTGGGTTAAGTCCCGCAACGAGCGCAACCCTTATCTTTAGTTGCCATCATTAAGTTGGGCACTCTAGAGAGACTGCCGGTGACAAACCGGAGGAAGGTGGGGATGACGTCAAATCATCATGCCCCTTATGATTTGGGCTACACACGTGCTACAATGGATGGTACAAAGGGCAGCAAAACCGCGAGGTCAAGCAAATCCCATAAAACCATTCTCAGTTCGGATTGTAGTCTGCAACTCGACTACATGAAGCTGGAATCGCTAGTAATCGTAGATCAGCATGCTACGGTGAATACGTTCCCGGGTCTTGTACACACCGCCCGTCACACCACGAGAGTTTGTAACACCCGAAGCCGGTGGAGTAACCTTTTAGGAGCTAGCCGTCGAAGGTGGGACAGATGATTGGGGTGAAGTCGTAACAAGGTAGCCGTATCGGAAGGTGCGGCTGGATCACCTCCTTTCTAAGGATAATTACGGAAACAGACCATCAGGTCTGTAGGAATTGACATTGACATATTGTATTCAGTTTTGAATGTTTATAGATTATAATGGGCCTATAGCTCAGCTGGTTAGAGCGCACGCCTGATAAGCGTGAGGTCGATGGTTCGAGTCCATTTAGGCCCACCATTATAAATATTCTGCAATTTAATTACCTTTATGGGGGCTTAGCTCAGCTGGGAGAGCGCCTGCTTTGCACGCAGGAGGTCAGCGGTTCGATCCCGCTAGTCTCCACCATTAAATATTGTACTTTGAAAACTAGATAAAGTAAGAAGATATAAAGATTTTACCAAGCAAAACCGAGTGAGTTCATATTTGAATTCTTGAAAAAATCGCGCGTCTGCATTTATGCAGACATCACAATATTAATAACAGATTAAGTTATTAAGGGCGCACGGTGGATGCCTTGGCACTAGAAGCCGAAGAAGGACGTTACTAACGACGATATGCTCTGGGGAGCTGTAAGTAAGCTTTGATCCAGAGATTTCCGAATGGGGAAACCCAGCATGAGTTATGTCATGTTATCCATATGTGAATACATAGCATATGAGAAGGCACACCCGGAGAACTGAAACATCTAAGTACCCGGAGGAAGAGAAAGAAAATTCGATTCCCTTAGTAGCGGCGAGCGAAACGGGAAGAGCCCAAACCAGAGTGCTTGCACTCTGGGGTTGTAGGACACTCAACACGGAGTTACAAAGGAATAGTTTAGACGAATGACTTTGGAAAAGTCAGCCATAGAAGGTAAAGGCCCTGTAGTCGAAAAGTTATTCTCTCCTGAGTGGATCCTGAGTACGGCGGAACACGTGGAATTCCGTCGGAATCCGGGAGGACCATCTCCCAAGGCTAAATACTCTCTAGTGACCGATAGTGAACCAGTACCGTGAGGGAAAGGTGAAAAGCACCCCGGAAGGGGAGTGAAATAGAACCTGAAACCGTGTGCTTACAAGTAGTCAGAGCCCGTTAATGGGTGATGGCGTGCCTTTTGTAGAATGAACCGGCGAGTTACGATTTGATGCAAGGTTAAGCAGTATATGTGGAGCCGTAGCGAAAGCGAGTCTGAATAGGGCGAATGAGTATCAGGTCGTAGACCCGAAACCAGGTGATCTACCCATGTCCAGGTTGAAGTTCAGGTAACACTGAATGGAGGACCGAACCGACTTACGTTGAAAAGTGAGCGGATGAGGTGTGGGTAGCGGAGAAATTCCAATCGAACCTGGAGATAGCTGGTTCTCTCCGAAATAGCTTTAGGGCTAGCCTCGCATGATGATTACTGGAGGTAGAGCACTGTTTGGACTAGGGGCCCCCCTCGGGTTACCGAATTCAGACAAACTCCGAATGCCAGATAATTTAATGCGGGAGTCAGACTGCGGGTGATAAGGTCCGTAGTCGAGAGGGAAACAGCCCAGACCACCAGCTAAGGTCCCAAAATATATGTTAAGTGGAAAAGGATGTGGCGTTGCCCAGACAACTAGGATGTTGGCTTAGAAGCAGCCATCATTTAAAGAGTGCGTAATAGCTCACTAGTCGAGTGACGCTGCGCCGAAAATGTACCGGGGCTAAACATATTACCGAAGCTGTGGATTGTCCGTAGGACAATGGTAGGAGAGCGTTCTAAGGGCGTCGAAGCATGATCGTAAGGACATGTGGAGCGCTTAGAAGTGAGAATGCCGGTGTGAGTAGCGAAAGACGGGTGAGAATCCCGTCCACCGATTGACTAAGGTTTCCAGAGGAAGGCTCGTCCGCTCTGGGTTAGTCGGGACCTAAGCCGAGGCCGAATGGCGTAGGCGATGGACAACAGGTAGATATTCCTGTACCACCTAAGATTGTTTGAACGATGGGGGGACGCAGTAGGATAGGCGAAGCGTACTGTTGGTTATGTACGTCCAAGCACTGAGATTGAGTATCAGGCAAATCCGGTACTCACCAAGATCAAGGTGTGATGGGGAGCGAAATTATAGTAGCGAAGTCGTTGATTTCACACTGCCAAGAAAAGCCTCTAGTTAGAAATTAGGTGCCCGTACCGCAAACCGACACAGGTAGTCAAGATGAGAATTCTAAGGTGAGCGAGCGAACTCTCGTTAAGGAACTCGGCAAAATGACCCCGTAACTTCGGGAGAAGGGGTGCTTTTTAGGGTGCAAGCCTTGAAGAGCCGCAGTGAATAGGCCCAAGCGACTGTTTATCAAAAACACAGGTCTCTGCAAAACCGTAAGGTGAAGTATAGGGGCTGACGCCTGCCCGGTGCTGGAAGGTTAAAAGGAGTGGTTAGCGTATGCGAAGCTACGAATTGAAGCCCCAGTAAACGGCGGCCGTAACTATAACGGTCCTAAGGTAGCGAAATTCCTTGTCGGGTAAGTTCCGACCCGCACGAAAGGCGTAACGATTTGGGCACTGTCTCAACGAGAGACTCGGTGAAATCATAGTACCTGTGAAGATGCAGGTTACCCGCGACAGGACGGAAAGACCCCGTGGAGCTTTACTGCAGCCTGATATTGAAATTCGGCACAGCTTGTACAGGATAGGTAGGAGCCTTTGAAGCGTGAGCGTCAGCTTACGTGGAGGCGCTGGTGGGATACTACCCTGGCTGTGTTGACTTTCTAACCCGCGCCACTTATCGTGGCGGGAGACAGTGTCAGGCGGGCAGTTTGACTGGGGCGGTCGCCTCCTAAAGAGTAACGGAGGCGCTCAAAGGTTCCCTCAGAATGGTTGGAAATCATTCGCAGAGTGTAAAGGCACAAGGGAGCTTGACTGCGAGACCTACAAGTCGAGCAGGGTCGAAAGACGGACTTAGTGATCCGGTGGTTCCGCATGGAAGGGCCATCGCTCAACGGATAAAAGCTACCCCGGGGATAACAGGCTTATCTCCCCCAAGAGTTCACATCGACGGGGAGGTTTGGCACCTCGATGTCGGCTCATCGCATCCTGGGGCTGTAGTCGGTCCCAAGGGTTGGGCTGTTCGCCCATTAAAGCGGTACGCGAGCTGGGTTCAGAACGTCGTGAGACAGTTCGGTCCCTATCCGTCGTGGGCGTAGGAAATTTGAGAGGAGCTGTCCTTAGTACGAGAGGACCGGGATGGACATACCTCTGGTGTACCAGTTGTCGCGCCAGCGGCATAGCTGGGTAGCTATGTATGGACGGGATAAGTGCTGAAAGCATCTAAGCATGAAGCCCCCCTCAAGATGAGATTTCCCAACTTCGGTTATAAGATCCCTCAAAGATGATGAGGTTAATAGGTTCGAGGTGGAAGTGCAGTGATGTATGGAGCTGACGAATACTAATCGATCGAAGACTTAATCAATTTTATAGATTTTTTATTCGGGATTGCCGGGTAGAACCTGATATATCTTACTTACTTTATCTAGTTTTGAAAGTATAAACTATTTATTCTTTCATTTGTCTGGTGACGATGGCAGAGAGGTCACACCTGTTCCCATACCGAACACAGAAGTTAAGCTCTCTAGCGCCGATGGTAGTTGGTCTTACGATCCGCGAGAGTAGGACGTTGCCGGGCAATATTTATTTATCCACAGTAGCTCAGTGGTAGAGCTATCGGCTGTTAACCGATCGGTCGTAGGTTCGAGTCCTACCTGTGGAGCCATTTAGGCCCCTTGGTCAAGCGGTTAAGACACCGCCCTTTCACGGCGGTAACACGGGTTCGAATCCCGTAGGGGTCACCATTTGGAGGATTAGCTCAGCTGGGAGAGCATCTGCCTTACAAGCAGAGGGTCGGCGGTTCGAGCCCGTCATCCTCCACCATTTATTCTAATAATGAACTTAATATAGCGGAGGGGTAGCGAAGTGGCTAAACGCGGCGGACTGTAAATCCGCTCCTTCGGGTTCGGCAGTTCGAATCTGCCCCCCTCCACCATCTATTGGGCTATAGCCAAGCGGTAAGGCAACGGACTTTGACTCCGTCACTCGTTGGTTCGAATCCAGCTAGCCCAGCCATTTTTAGAGCCATTAGCTCAGTTGGTAGAGCATTTGACTTTTAATCAAAGGGTCAGAGGTTCGAATCCTCTATGGCTCATCTGAAAGCATCCTGTGTAGGATGCTTTTTTTGTTGTGTTTTTAATTTTTAATAAGGTTTCTATTAATAGATTATTAATATTATACATAAATATCCATTTTATTCATTTATGCATAAAAATATTGAATATTCACTTTATAAACAGTAAAATATATTAGAGATAGATTTCTAAATAATCTGAAATTATTTCCACTATTTTTGTGCGTTTTAATTTCGTTGATTTAGATATATTGATATATGAATTTTTTAAAGGGGAATGAATGATGAATAAGACAATTGAAATTATTGGTGCGCCAAGTGCGTTCGGGCAACGTAAGTTAGGGGTAAATATGGGACCGGATGCAATGCAATATGCTGGTTTAGTAGAGCGCATAGAAGCAATTGGACATAAGGTAGTAGATAGTGGGAATATTGAATCACCTGTAATTGATATGAAAGTGTACAAAAGCGAACAGGACGGTGGTTTAAGAAATTTACCAGAAGTTACTACTTTTTGTGAGACTTTAAGTGAGGCTGTTGATACATCAGTGCAAAATGGACATTATCCATTAGTTATTGGTGGCGATCATTCTATTGCGATGGGTACGATATCAGGGATTGCAAAGCATTATGATAATCTAGGAGTAATCTGGTATGATGCCCATGGTGATCTGAATGTCGCGGACTCATCACCTTCTGGTAATATTCACGGAATGCCGTTACGTGCATTAATTGGCGACGGCCATGAAGATTTAGTGAATATCGGTGGTTATGACAAGAAAGTTAAAGTTGAAAATATTGTCCTTATTGGTATGCGTGATCTTGATGAGGGAGAAAAGGCGTATATTAAAGAGGTAGGTATAAAAACTTATACGATGGCAGATATCGATCAGCTCGGTATGAAGACAGTGATTGAACAGACATTAGAGCACTTATCAAATTGTGATGGTATCCATTTATCACTTGATGTAGATGCACTGGATCCAAGTGAAACACCAGGGACAGGTACTACAGTTCCAGGTGGTATTACGTATCGCGAAAGTCACCTTGCAATGGAAATGCTAAATGACAGTGACAGAGTGACTTCGTTTGAAATTGTAGAGGTGAATCCATTGATAGATATTAATAACCAAACAGCAGAACAAGCAGTAGGGC
This region includes:
- a CDS encoding P-loop NTPase, yielding MLTKEQVIEIIGELEDPVINVPLSETEGIKEVSIKEEKEHVSVKVMIAKLGGQPQLDLQMQIVEKLKENGAKTVGIRFEEMDESMLEQFRGVSTSEIEKLVDPNNKVTFISIASGKGGVGKSTVSVNLAVALARLGKRVGLVDADIYGFSVPDMMGISERPEIDGERIVPVSRFGVKVISMAFFVEENTPVIWRGPMLGKMINNFFNEVNWGDLDYILLDLPPGTGDVALDVHTMLPKSKEIIVTTPHPTAAFVASRAGAMALHTEHEILGVVENMSYFESKETGNKEYVFGSGGGQKLAEELNTELLGQLPLAQPDWNNEDFAPSVYQEDHPLGIIYTQMAQKVIDKTK
- a CDS encoding KinB-signaling pathway activation protein; amino-acid sequence: MTLKNLGKFYGITLLIGLVVTVIVSLIFGYDKLTVYLVQGELGEFLAALIWFMGYGLLIASISQLAFFAYLFIHQMGQGIFRSGWNAIQVVIILFAIVDLVYFRYLRFGQKDGDILKFIWIPILIVIFGIVVSIYKNKLTGKNVFIPAMFFMVVMTTVELIPFLKVKDMMWLYCTIFALLLCNAFQLLSLPKYNKASYEERKARKIANGTWVEETPESPSKVVKNTQVVIHKKKRKKR
- a CDS encoding MFS transporter, whose product is MKRGLISALVIIMFMSAIETSIVSLATPAIGKDLGVEESLALIFTSYMIAIVVITPLVGEIMKRIGSKYTMIFGIVVFIVGSMLSGASFTFPMLVASRLIQGLGAGIMMTMGSIIPKIAFEIPYRYKVMGIVGSVWGISSIVGPLLGGLILTYLRWSFLFYINVPVAIVAIVLVLKFFKFDEQPSKAKLDVKGLLLFYAFLICLITGFTAGGLLSMAAYIVATTLLVIFVKFELKVQSPFIPVRSFNKRIGITMGTDMVYAMLLMGTNIFLPFYLQTEKGLSPLLSGLTTFSISVFWLTSTFILKRIEQRFTVKQVYQLSFFYMIIGAAIILVTESVIAVTIGCIFLGLSYGTVFTKNVVTIQESAAPHELGSMMSTYSLLKFIGSTTGSIVMSFVYYSNVLHNIHNNMAVMVIIALILIIIYQFLYREKTA
- the rocF gene encoding arginase; this encodes MNKTIEIIGAPSAFGQRKLGVNMGPDAMQYAGLVERIEAIGHKVVDSGNIESPVIDMKVYKSEQDGGLRNLPEVTTFCETLSEAVDTSVQNGHYPLVIGGDHSIAMGTISGIAKHYDNLGVIWYDAHGDLNVADSSPSGNIHGMPLRALIGDGHEDLVNIGGYDKKVKVENIVLIGMRDLDEGEKAYIKEVGIKTYTMADIDQLGMKTVIEQTLEHLSNCDGIHLSLDVDALDPSETPGTGTTVPGGITYRESHLAMEMLNDSDRVTSFEIVEVNPLIDINNQTAEQAVGLTGSFFGEKLL